One Paenibacillus riograndensis SBR5 DNA segment encodes these proteins:
- a CDS encoding carotenoid biosynthesis protein has product MGDITIVPVWIIQDIIVIIAAVLMVFYILDKEEHPKTVLLQFIGFVFFYAAVFEITASSLGEGFYAYGRSILMLFNIPITVPIIEFLIIYSTLRVLKSVNIPLWTKPFITGLSAMVFDFSLDPVAVKQIFQTTEGLIARWTYYPLAGEPQIYGEPVMNFTGWIYIAGYWTVFVLIGEWWHKKKGYSKLIGYIYPFLAAILSLACMFSPLSNFFNYMGPFFARISNMQWVMLIALSVITTGVLALAFLKFWDRKVIHSFTPKKDFPIMFTFLGFPLVNTIFCIIGGYTEVLWLVVLAQILLVSAWIGIYIMGKKASPIAKSPSMEAKTHFH; this is encoded by the coding sequence TTGATAAGGAAGAGCATCCTAAAACGGTTCTACTGCAATTTATAGGTTTTGTGTTTTTTTATGCAGCCGTTTTTGAAATCACTGCGTCATCTCTTGGCGAAGGTTTCTACGCATATGGGCGGAGTATTTTAATGTTATTTAATATACCTATTACTGTTCCTATTATTGAGTTTCTGATCATTTATTCAACTTTGCGTGTTCTAAAGTCTGTAAATATACCGTTATGGACTAAACCCTTTATTACGGGATTGAGCGCTATGGTTTTTGACTTTTCATTGGACCCAGTGGCCGTTAAACAGATCTTTCAGACTACGGAAGGACTCATTGCAAGATGGACTTATTATCCTCTAGCCGGTGAACCTCAAATATATGGGGAACCCGTGATGAATTTTACAGGATGGATTTATATAGCGGGATATTGGACCGTCTTTGTTCTAATTGGTGAATGGTGGCATAAAAAGAAAGGCTACAGTAAATTAATTGGTTATATCTATCCGTTTCTGGCAGCAATTCTGTCGTTAGCTTGTATGTTCTCACCTTTATCCAACTTCTTTAATTATATGGGGCCGTTCTTCGCCAGAATATCTAATATGCAATGGGTGATGTTAATTGCACTTTCTGTAATTACAACCGGAGTTTTAGCATTAGCTTTTCTAAAGTTCTGGGACCGGAAGGTTATTCATTCATTCACTCCCAAAAAAGATTTTCCCATCATGTTTACTTTCTTGGGGTTCCCCCTGGTTAATACTATATTTTGCATTATAGGAGGTTATACGGAAGTATTGTGGCTGGTCGTTCTAGCTCAGATCTTATTAGTGTCAGCCTGGATTGGAATTTATATTATGGGTAAAAAAGCAAGTCCAATCGCGAAAAGCCCAAGCATGGAGGCAAAGACGCACTTTCATTAA
- a CDS encoding general stress protein, protein MTDKIVGVFDTEQEATRAIEGLQRQGVSNDEISVITRDRDELKNISDDTGTMAPEGVATGAATGGVVGGIAGLLAGIGALAIPGIGPILAAGPIVATLSGAAIGAGAGGLVGGLIGLGIPEDEAKEYEGYVDSGKILVLVDDNGRGRDIHNVFQGNRSLNASRYDSLYNDNTLNDPITDRGATNPGVVRDDTTVGNALGNRGSMNADTDPDRYNGNRM, encoded by the coding sequence GTGACTGACAAAATCGTAGGTGTTTTCGACACAGAACAAGAAGCGACCAGAGCAATTGAGGGACTGCAGCGGCAAGGTGTAAGCAATGATGAAATCTCAGTAATTACTCGTGACCGGGACGAACTGAAAAATATATCGGATGATACAGGAACCATGGCTCCGGAAGGAGTAGCAACCGGTGCGGCAACCGGAGGCGTCGTCGGCGGGATCGCCGGGCTGCTTGCCGGGATCGGTGCATTGGCAATTCCGGGAATAGGCCCTATTCTGGCGGCCGGTCCTATTGTCGCAACCCTGAGCGGGGCAGCAATCGGAGCCGGTGCAGGGGGACTCGTTGGCGGACTGATTGGTCTGGGTATTCCTGAGGATGAAGCGAAAGAATATGAAGGCTATGTGGACAGCGGCAAAATCCTCGTCCTGGTGGACGACAACGGACGCGGACGCGATATCCACAATGTATTCCAGGGCAACCGCTCTTTGAATGCTAGCAGATACGACAGCTTGTATAACGACAACACATTAAATGATCCTATCACTGACCGGGGCGCAACCAATCCCGGTGTAGTCAGAGATGACACTACGGTTGGCAATGCGCTGGGCAACAGAGGCTCCATGAACGCAGACACCGACCCGGACCGTTACAACGGCAACCGGATGTAA